From the Prunus dulcis chromosome 4, ALMONDv2, whole genome shotgun sequence genome, one window contains:
- the LOC117625590 gene encoding uncharacterized protein LOC117625590, translated as MDDQEALLATLYMRTVLVKRILAAQSQDPLICTLRWEVENGASTDYSVRNDGALMVGTRLYVPNDKALKREILEEAHCSAFAMQLDSTKMYRTLREHYWWSFMKKQIAEYVSENTDGQSERTIQTLEDMLRACALQFRGDWDEKLPLMEFAYNNSCQTSIEMSPFDALYGK; from the exons ATGGATGATCAGGAAGCACTATTGGCTACTCTCTACATGAGAACAGTGCTAGTGAAGCGAATACTTGCAGCCCAGTCACAGGATCCATTGATTTGTACACTAAGATGGGAGGTCGAGAATGGTGCCAGCACGGATTATTCAGTAAGAAATGATGGGGCTCTGATGGTGGGTACCAGATTGTATGTTCCTAATGATAAAGcattgaaaagagaaattttGGAGGAGGCTCATTGTTCAGCTTTTGCCATGCAGCTTGACAGTACAAAGATGTATCGTACCCTGAGGGAGCATTATTGGTGGTCTTTTATGAAGaagcagatagcagagtaTGTCA GTGAGAAT ACTGATGGTCAGTCAGAAAGAACGATTCAGACTTTAGAAGATATGTTGAGAGCTTGTGCACTGCAGTTTCGAGGTGATTGGGATGAGAAGTTACCACTTATGGAGTTTGCCTATAATAACAGTTGTCAGACGAGTATCGAGATGTCTCCATTTGATGCCTTGTATGGGAAATAG
- the LOC117625591 gene encoding protein FAR1-RELATED SEQUENCE 5-like, with amino-acid sequence MQGQDELMGFFGDVMVFDTMFNTNRYGMVFAPLLGINNRWQTVLFGCAFLTSETTDSFVWLLEEFKKAMPGEPPKMIIADQDAAMSKAIAVTLPTTFHRYCIWHILNKITEKLGIGECFSEMCKCIWGMDKKEEFDAKWEEIITNNGLQDHAWLSSIHAMRENWVPSYVKHVFSAGMSSSQQAESCHSFLKQYINQKNTLMEFIVHFERALGS; translated from the coding sequence ATGCAAGGTCAAGATGAGCTTATGGGTTTTTTTGGAGATGTGATGGTATTTGATACGATGTTCAACACGAACCGCTATGGGATGGTCTTTGCGCCTTTGTTAGGCATTAATAACCGTTGGCAGACAGTGTTGTTTGGTTGTGCATTCCTAACTAGTGAAACCACAGATTCATTTGTATGGTTGTTAGAGGAATTCAAGAAAGCCATGCCGGGTGAGCCACCCAAAATGATCATTGCTGATCAAGATGCAGCCATGTCAAAGGCAATTGCTGTAACTCTCCCGACAACATTCCATAGATATTGCATATGGCATATATTGAATAAGATTACAGAGAAACTCGGCATTGGAGAATGTTTTTCGGAAATGTGCAAATGCATATGGGGTATGgacaagaaagaagaatttgATGCGAAATGGGAGGAAATCATCACAAACAATGGGCTGCAAGACCATGCGTGGCTGAGCTCAATTCATGCTATGCGGGAGAATTGGGTTCCATCATATGTAAAACATGTGTTTTCGGCTGGGATGTCAAGTAGTCAACAGGCCGAAAGCTGTCATTCATTTTTGAAACAATATATTAACCAGAAAAACACATTGATGGAATTCATTGTACATTTTGAAAGAGCTCTTGGTTCATAG